ACGAATTCAGCAGCAGTTTCATAGACTCCCCGCCAGTAGTGCTAACGCTCGATGAACTAGTTCGGAGACCCGCTTGATACTCACTCCCATCACTTCTGCAATTTCCCGGTAGCGCAGATCCTCCGCCCGGAGCAGAACGGCGGCTCGCTGTTGAGGTGTGAGTTTTCCAAGCGCTACGGTGACCTGTTGAATCTCCTGAGTCCGGATGGCCTGCTCTTCCGGAGACAGCGAGGCGTCGATCAGGAGATCGAATACGCTGATTACTTCTGTATCGGGCTGAATTCGCCGCGCCTCTCGGAACAGGTCCATTGCACGGTTGTGACAAACACGAAAGAGCCAGCCACGGAGGTTCTCGTTCGCGTTTTTGGCTTGAAGATGTTCGTAAAGACGGATGAATGCGTCGTGGATCGCATCCTCAGCCTCAGGAACTGCAAGTCCGAGGCCGGCGAGGTAGATGAGCAACGCCGGTCGAGTCTGGTCGTACAGAGCCATGACCGTGTCTTCGTTTGTGGGTTGGAAAGAAGTCGTGCCGGCAAACAGGCTCATGGGAAGTCCGCGGTCATACGGACCCGGCGGCGTGCCGGCGAAGCACAAACCGCGGTCAGCGAGTAGAACGACCCGTATTGTGTGGATCGAAACCATGTCCTATATGCCCTGTATGACCAAACAACGCGGAACCCACGGGATTTTTACCCCCCTTCTCTATTTTTGTGCGGGGCCGTCCCAGAAGAAAACTGAACTTGCGGAGCGCTTGAAGAAAGGAGGTACCTGCCCCGGCCATCTCTGCGCGAGACCTTTGTGCCTCCGCCTAGAGGAAGATGTCTTGCACGCTTTCTCACGTATCCCTCTTTTCTGTCTATTTCCAAACATGGTCTTCCGTCTGGGGGTGCGTCAGCTCACATCACTTATAGGGTCGCGTTGCGGCAGAAACGTCCCGCTACTAGGGAGGCGGAAGAGCGGAACACGGCTGGAGACACGCGAGGGGCACCTTCGGGAATTCACTGCAAAGCTGCTTTACGCAGTTCCATGTGATTTCGCACGAGGCGCTTGGGAATCTTCAGGCGCTTTTCGGTTTGCCCAATCATGACGCCCTAGTGGATGATGGAGGAGGGCGGGCACGCACCGTCCTGGGTGTCGAAACCCAAGCAGAAACGCCGTGTGCTGGCGACAGCCACGGAACGAATTTCCCAACGCCTTTTGCGTCGGGGAGCCACAGACGTATGTCCAGGCTTTGCGGCTAAAGGTTTGTGGAACCGCGTGTTTCTGCCGGTTTTCGAACTCCCCGACGAGGGTTATCAAGGGCTATTTGCGGGGGCGCACCGCAAATGTTTCTCCCTTCAGACCAGGTTGGAGGAGTATGCTATTCCCGCCTGCTTATCAGAAATTCCGCATTGCGCTAGAGCCAGTTGCTTGTTGCTGCTCCTGTTATCGCCTTGGGCTGTCCCACATGCCAGAGAACATGGATGGCGATACATGGAACTAATCTTCGACAGCCACGGTGCTAAAGAACTCCGACTACCACCTCGATGCACGCTCGATCTTTCCGGCCTCGAACAACCGGAGGTTCAAGAGGCCCTTACGCTCTGCTTGCAAGAGAATCTGTATATCGCAGCCAGCGTCGGGATCGATCTCACGGCCCTGGACGGCGTGACCTTTGCAGTTGATTGCCGGAAGGCGGCGTGTGCTCTTCAAAATCTCCCGGCAGGGGCATTACCGCTAGAAGTTGGCTCACAACCCGAATCGATGGAATTGGCAAGAACCGCGGCCGTTTGGCGTGACGATGCATTACGGTTTCACATCGTGATCCGTTTCGGCTTGGGGCTCATGGCCCTTTCCCCTGATAGAGACATGCAACGATTGGCACTCGCTTGTATGGCGCATGAAGCAGCACATGTGGAACACGAAAGCCATCTCTACCGAACGTTTCCAGAGAGCTACGGAAAGCCACTGGAATGCGGCAACCGCTCCCGGAAGGCTTTTCTCAAGGCGATGGATGTTTGGAGTGAATACGCGGCGTGTCGGTCCTCAGCACTCTTCCGCCCCGAAGCTGTCGCAGAGTTTGAGGCCATTGTTTGCCGTGCGCTTGACGACTGTGACGGGAAGACGGAGCAAGCCAGAACACAAAACGAAGAACGAGATGAGATATTGATACGCCGGGAAACGGAACAGATTGTTGGCGACGTTTTTATTTGCGCGGGCTACCTGCTGGGCCAAATGCACGGTTTGGGTCAGTGGCTGACAGACCCGCGCCCAAATCTTGAAGACACATTCCGGCGTCAGCCAACGTTCGCCGCATCCATTCGGAGGCTGGAAAATGTCTTAGTCCAAATGTGGTCCACGAAATTGTCCTGGGATTCCATTGAAGTCTTCGCGCCGATCTACGACTTGATATGCGAGCGCGCTGACGGCTCCGATTCGAGCATGGGTACGGTAACCTAGTAGGGGTGTCTGAGCGCAAGGTCCCATCCATCTCCACCTATTCAGCGGTTCTTGCGACCATCAAGGAACGAGTACGTGCCTCACAGGTTCGCGCCAGCCTCACGGTGAGTCGAGAGTGATCCAGTTGTACTGGTCAATTGGTCAGGAGATTCTTTCCCGGCAGAAGGCGGACCTGTCGTCTGAATCTCCCGGCTTCGAAGGTTTCAGCCCTCGCAATCTGAAGTATGAGCGCCTTCGCAGAGGCGTGGCCTGATCCCCTAATAGTGCCACAGCTTGTGGCACTATTACCCTGGGGCGATCATCGTAATCTGATGGATCGGGTAAAGGGTGCATATCGGGGAGCTCTGGATGAGTATCTTCGGGCAGCAGTTGGGCGATAAGAGGCCACGGATGAAGGTAGTAGGTGTCGGAACGGATTTAGTCGATGTTGCGGAATTACGGGCTTCAGCAGAGCGGCAGCCGGGCAAGTACCTTGGACGGATCTTCACGTCTGCAGAAATGAAATATGCCGAATTGCAGGCAGATCCGATTCAGTGTTTAGCCGGAAAACTCGCCGCTAAAGAAGCACTCATGAAATGCCTCCAGAGCGGATGGTCTGATGATGTTGATTGGCTGCACATTGCGGTGCTCAATACGTCGGAGGGTGCGCCTTATCTGGAATTGAGCCATGGTGCTGCGGACAGAATGGCCGCGCTCGGCGGGAGCACGGCCAACGTCAGCATCAGCCATCTTCCTACTCTGGCTTCGGCAGTTGTCATCGTCACGGGATGACGTTAGACCATGAGCACTGGAGAAGAGCAGGCTTGGCGGCAGTTCTTCAAAAGGCTCTGGACATCCTGAAGCTTCCACCCCGTATTTCCGCCATGTTCTAGTTGCGCCAATGTGGAATGACAGACCAGGGGGCCGATTGTCAGCCCAACCTGTTCCGCGATGAAACACATTAACTGGGAGAGTCCAAGCAGGTTGCCCAGAGTTTTTTGAACGTAAAAATGGGATCGATAGAGGGCGGTCAGGGACAACCGGTCATCGGGATGCAATTTGAAACTGAGGTGTGTGAGGCAGGGCTGTCCTAGGGTTCGATCGCAGTCGGCCGCAGGCTGATACAGAGCTACATCCATTTCCACTTCACCGTTGAGAAGGTCCATTTCGTATGCAGCGCGCATGCGTCCCTTCTTCTTCTGCTTCTTAAGCTTCTCAACAAGAATTTCAAGCATGGAACTGTTGCGTTCATCCGCAATCACGGTGCGATCCAACATTCGATGGGCGTAGGTTCCCCAACTTTCCTTCATCTTGGGATAGAGCGCAGGAAATTCGTCGAACACGGCCTTTGCGCCGCCGTGCAGGTAGTGTCCCGCAGGAAAGATCGTGCCGGCTATGGAGCTGAGGGGATACTGATCCTTCGAGACGAGAAAGGCGTTTAGCACCTCGTGAAGCTCAAAGTCCTCTGGTGTGACTTTGTCCGGGGAGGCAATGCCGAGAATCACGTTGTAGAGTGTCGCGTCGTCTTGGGAAGCAAGCAGCTCCGCGGCTCTCAACCAAGTGCTTGTGCAAGTCTTATCTTCGACGGTATGAAGAATGCTCATATCAATAGACTCCGATGGACATCAGGCGAGGTTGTAGGTAGTGACGGGAGATCCATGCGTGGCCTTGGTCGCCCCAAGTGGTCCCCCATGAATTACGGATCAAGAAGACTT
Above is a genomic segment from Granulicella cerasi containing:
- a CDS encoding RNA polymerase sigma factor, which translates into the protein MSLFAGTTSFQPTNEDTVMALYDQTRPALLIYLAGLGLAVPEAEDAIHDAFIRLYEHLQAKNANENLRGWLFRVCHNRAMDLFREARRIQPDTEVISVFDLLIDASLSPEEQAIRTQEIQQVTVALGKLTPQQRAAVLLRAEDLRYREIAEVMGVSIKRVSELVHRALALLAGSL
- the acpS gene encoding holo-ACP synthase → MKVVGVGTDLVDVAELRASAERQPGKYLGRIFTSAEMKYAELQADPIQCLAGKLAAKEALMKCLQSGWSDDVDWLHIAVLNTSEGAPYLELSHGAADRMAALGGSTANVSISHLPTLASAVVIVTG
- a CDS encoding thymidylate synthase family protein — encoded protein: MSILHTVEDKTCTSTWLRAAELLASQDDATLYNVILGIASPDKVTPEDFELHEVLNAFLVSKDQYPLSSIAGTIFPAGHYLHGGAKAVFDEFPALYPKMKESWGTYAHRMLDRTVIADERNSSMLEILVEKLKKQKKKGRMRAAYEMDLLNGEVEMDVALYQPAADCDRTLGQPCLTHLSFKLHPDDRLSLTALYRSHFYVQKTLGNLLGLSQLMCFIAEQVGLTIGPLVCHSTLAQLEHGGNTGWKLQDVQSLLKNCRQACSSPVLMV